AACACTCGACGGTCTATCACAGGATATGTTGTTTATTTGGGGGAAAATCCGATATCTTGGCAATCAAAGAAGCAAGCTTCTGTTTCAAGGAGTTCTACCGAGGCAGAGTATAGGGCTCTTGCACATACAACTGCTGATATAGCATGGATCAGGCTCATTCTTCGCGATGTCCACCAGTTCCTGTCTTTACCTCCCTTAATTCATTGTGATAATCAGTCGGCCATAGCACTTAGCTTAAATCCAGTTCAGCATTCTCGGATCAAACATTTGGAAACTGACTTCCATTTTGTTCGAGAGAGGGTACAGAAGGGTGACTTGGTGATTCAATATGTTTCAACACAAGATCAGGTTGCTGATGTTCTCACGAAAGGTCTTCATGGTCCTGATTTCCTTCACCATTGTTTCAATCTTAAGCTTGCCTATCCCAGCTAAGATTGAGGGGGGGGTATTGGATATATGCCAAGTGTATTGGATATTATGATAGGTGTATTGATTGTATGCTAGGTCATTAAAGACTGCCACATCAGCAACAGCTTAGGATATAGACCATTGTTTGGTGAACCGCCTATATAGAGTATTAGCTCCTTGTATTAGATAAGCTTGGTTGTAATAACAGTTTTTGAGATATCAGAAATACATCTTTCTTCCCCTCTAAGCTTCTTCGTGCTTTTCAATTCTGCAATTCTTTCATGAAGGTTAAGACATTCCGCTTCTCCagaaattttcgacagattgtgcgtgatttacgcaacgcagatgtgcaatttgacagatgctgacacgtctcgataaagcagaggtctctttaatatccggatttgcgcttcgagttctgagcttcgttgagggtagagattgcatgtgacaagtgctgacgaggctgagaaagacagatggttggaatcagctcttcgacagactgcctgtgattttcgcaaagctgagttgcgtgtgatgggtgctgacgaggctgagaaagctgacactcttcgatatctggaattggtggtttgtgagcaagcccaacttttgagaaagctggcgcctcttcgatttctgagctctcctcttcgatttctgaaatcccatcgcgtgctgatttttatagaggtatgcaggacgttcaaagcacacttgaatttctgcctgtaaaaactcccgttttgcacttctgcgatcttgacttgtccgatctcctctttctttaacacctctgaaaaatgtctggcccttccgaccgtcgttttgacttgaaccttggtgaaggagcagcccatccgtctccagacaacatatggcgtccgtccttcatattccctactggtcctcttaccgttggggattcggtgatgaaaaatgacatgaccgctgcggtggtggcctggaaccttgtcacccccagagataacagactgctctctagacggtctgatgaattggctgttaaggagtctctggctcttagcgtgcagtgtgcgggttctgtgtccaacatggcccaacgcctatttgctcgaacccgtcacgttgaatcgttggcggcagAAATactgagtctcaaagaggagattagaggactcaagcatgaaaataaacaattgcacaagcttgcacacaattatgccacaaacatgaaaaggaaaattgaccagctgcatgaatctgatggtcagattttacttgatcatcggaggtttgtaggtttgttccaacagcatttgccgtCGTCTTCcgaggctgtaccgcgtagtgaagctgcaaatgatcaacctccggtaCCTCCTCCATTTGTGgctccaccgactgctgagattccgccgactactgagacttatCCCAAGCAGCCATTGTGAAAGCTCTCTCTTGTCTTATGctgtgtttctttatttcctagtttcctgttcatttccatgaagtttaatgttaaaatcttttgcatatttgttaatgtttcaaaatagaaagtcatacctcaaaaataattaaacaagcaaaaatattaacaatcaagcaaaataaatgggttgcctcccttgaagcgcttgctttaacgtcttctagCCGGACGATGCCTCCACTCAAGCTTGAATAGTGCCCACGGCTTGGAGGGAGACTTCCTCCACGGCCTTCTCCTCAAAAGTTGtgtaatatggcttcaaacgatgtccattgactttgaattcttgttgcgtcttcaaactttgaatttgaactgcaccatgtggaaaaacattagtaacaataaaaggaccaatccacttagaacgcaacttacctggaaacaaccgaaggcgagaattgaaaagtaacactttctgcccgatagagaacgtcttgctccgaatcatcttgtcatggaatgccttcgtacgcttcattcctaacttcctcaagctcgttcaattgaagtttcctatgaagacctgcggcatcaatgtccatattaaaggttttgatggcccaatgtgctTTATGCTCTAATTCAaccggaagatggcatggtttcccataaatgagccgaaatggggacattccgattggtgttttgtaggccgtacgatatgcccataatgcatcatttaagctcaagctccaatctttccggtttggtcctacggtcttctccaaaatctgcttgatttctctatttgaaACCTCCGCTTacccacttgtttgaggatgataaggtgttgccaccttatgcgtgacaccATATTTCTTGAGTAGCGCTTCAATGGTGCGGTTGCAGAAATGGGAgcccccatcacttataagtacccgcggcattccaaaccttgcaaaaatgttagtcttaacaaaatctgcaaccactttagaatcattagtacgggtggctcttgcttccacccattttgaaacataatcaaccgcaagtagaatataaacgaaaccatgagatgaaggaaaaggacccatgaaatctatgccccaaacatcaaaaatttcaacattaaataTGGGattttgcggcatttggtcctttgGTCCTATATTTCCAGTTCGTTGACAACGGTCACTTGCtatgcaaaaagttctagcatccttaaaaatagtaggccaataaaaaccacattcaagtactttatgtgcagtcctttgagtgccaaagtgacctccacatgcataagtgtgacaaaagtttaaaatagactgaatttcagaatcatgcacacacctacgaatgatttgatcagagcaatatttccataaataagggtcatcccacacataatttcgtgcatcatacttaagtttatcacgttggtttttattgaactcacttggaatgactttggatgctaaataattaactaaatccgCATACCATGGCATACTAACCTCAATGGCCATCAATTGTTCATCCGGGATTGTCTCTGGAATAGGAACGACGtcttcttcatgcaccaaacggctcaagtgatcagccacaacgttctcacttcctttcttgtctcggatttcgatatcgaactcttggaggagaagcatccatcgaataagccttggtttagcctccttcttcttgagcaagtacttcaacgctgcatgatcagtgtaaattattactttagtaccaagtaaataagcacgaaacttatctaaagcacaaacaacagcaagaagttctttttcctttgtggaatagttcaattgagcatcgttcaaggtccgagaggcataatatatgacgtgtggctgtttgtccttcctttgtcccaaaacagcgcctagagcataatcggacgcatcgcacataagctcgaagggaatgctccaatctggtgaccgaatgatgggggccgaagttagcatctccttgaggtgtttgaacgccttttcacactcctcgttgaatTCGAAGGAcacatccttttggagaagtcggcataggggtgtggaaatctttgaaaaatccttgatgaatcgcctataaaatcctacgtggccaagaaaagaacgaacctctctaaccgaagttggagagggtaagtagcgtacaagatctattttcgatttatcaatgataggagcatattcatgctacttaattggcttgttctcgtgcatttaggttgtgtttacttagctattttagtgtttaaagtcacttttgtgtgttttcacgTTCTAAGGTCAAAgtgtgcaaaaagaagcaaattggagccttttggagcaaaaggaatggatgaattgaagtcttgaagaaagttggattcctaatccaagaaggattcctaatcaacaaaggattcctaattgaagaaggattcctactcatttgaggattcctactccaacaaggatttctacttgaagtaggaaagttaagccaaggtttcctattttggttgacCTTCCCTATTCCTAAATGTCCTTAATTTCCAGCCACTTTGAATACCTTTTAAGCACTTTGGGACACCAAACAAAGGCCCTAAACCACTCTaggacctttgccgcacctttcccttaatcccccttccttgccgtgcaagggatccTCTTTCCCATCAGTTTTAGGTCACTTAGATCTTTCCCAAACCCTTGCCGCACAAGTAGACCTATTTTCCTTTAGTTTTAGGACATGTTTCCTTTCTTAAGACATGAGCCGCACCTCCCTCATCCTTTCCTCACCTTTGCCGtgcccaaccttcacccaaatccatattttctgaccccaaaccttcctagccgtgccatACACCCATCCTAGACACCTTCCCACCATTCTCCATGATCCAAAACCCATCCAAACCATCTCcataccttgtgccgcagcaagaaggaagaaggagtgctcttgaatgtgcttgctagtctattgcagattgctggaacttttaggtgtaatctttcttatgttttcaatgtttcaattcaataaactttgtgttgtgagtatgaggaactaaacccccttagttggggggtgattcgaaaccatgtacatgcttgcaatatgattcgattacattcaattgttatttcataagttgtggattcaattcgttcatctacttgattgataacttatttgtgtatgttgattgagagtgcacgcttagttttcatgcatgaatatgatgctagattatgagggagtttcacctaatagttacaatcttataatcacaagtagtgaaggtcgcttgaaaacgatcgcgttgaatgaattcttgacactagtttcatgctcatcatagtaacgaatgcctcgtcaa
This window of the Malus domestica chromosome 03, GDT2T_hap1 genome carries:
- the LOC139194707 gene encoding uncharacterized mitochondrial protein AtMg00810-like; translated protein: MGKLAYFLGLQVEYKTNGDIFVNQAKYVKDLLHKAGMDDCKPCATPCKPHNQVLTTEGTLLSDPTHYRSLVGTLQYLTFTRPDIAFAVNTVCQYMNSPTDVHFGMVKRILRFLQGTLRCGLKYTSGTSMALSAFSDSDWAADLNTRRSITGYVVYLGENPISWQSKKQASVSRSSTEAEYRALAHTTADIAWIRLILRDVHQFLSLPPLIHCDNQSAIALSLNPVQHSRIKHLETDFHFVRERVQKGDLVIQYVSTQDQVADVLTKGLFQQHLPSSSEAVPRSEAANDQPPVPPPFVAPPTAEIPPTTETYPKQPL